In Takifugu flavidus isolate HTHZ2018 chromosome 13, ASM371156v2, whole genome shotgun sequence, the following are encoded in one genomic region:
- the ttc23 gene encoding tetratricopeptide repeat protein 23, with protein sequence MADSQKTDAASSFSDAGDLSVSASSDILSASLIGISKKQFIMMPPEDKLTVVERRAQDHEDKQEFDACIQDLVRCVALTKLVFGASHLKLAQAHIRLAKAYLKFKGCGLQAQEHATLARELLPSCSSSSTEKLEALLTIHLTHGEASLMAANGEEAESSFLESERLVEELHQRGDISQEDKIKTIQEVSSGLYRVYKTQNRPDKALGQCEKSLRLLRDCGQPESVISVYRDMAAVEQDRGRSDRAVEHLSKAHAIAMSQCPEELVGAEVSHSMALILSSDPGHNDSAGQHFERSLSIYKTSAGPQDAAFLAVQDDFCRFLLVSGQEEKCLDIQRSSLATKKSTFGDVSVEVADTLELIGSLEMAQGCLRQAHRTMTKCLQIQRLLFGPQHRRSKATQKAVEMLARAPEVAQTQRSRSGDRTKLFSTTAPSRNEESSISD encoded by the exons ATGGCAGATTCTCAGAAAACAGATGCCGCCTCGTCTTTCTCAGA TGCGGGAGACCTGAGTGTTTCTGCGTCGTCCGATATTTTGAGTGCCTCATTAATCGGAATTTCAAAGAAGCAGTTTATTATGATGCCACCGGAAGACAAGCTGACAGTCGTCGAACGTCGAGCTCAGGACCACGAAGACAAACAAGAG TTTGATGCCTGCATCCAGGATCTGGTGCGCTGTGTGGCTTTGACCAAGCTGGTTTTTGGGGCCAGTCATCTGAAATTAGCTCAGGCCCATATCAGACTGGCAAAGGCCTACTTGAAATTCAAAG GCTGTGGTTTGCAGGCGCAGGAACATGCGACACTGGCCAGAGAGCTGTtgccttcctgcagcagctcatctaCAGAAAAGCTGGAGGCTCTTCTGACCATACACCTCACTCATGGAGAGGCATCCCTGATGGCAGCTAA TGGTGAGGAGGCCGAGTCATCTTTTCTGGAGTCAGAAAGGCTTGTTGAAGAGCTTCATCAGCGTGGTGACATCAGCCAGGAAGACAAGATAAAAACCATACAGGAGGTATCCAGTGGCCTTTACAG GGTCTATAAGACACAGAACAGGCCAGATAAGGCCTTGGGCCAGTGCGAGAAGTCTCTCCGACTGCTGAGGGACTGCGGTCAGCCGGAGAGCGTGATCTCTGTCTACAGGGACATGGCTGCCGTCGAGCAGGACCGAGGCCGCTCAGACCGAGCCGTAGAGCATCTGTCCAAG GCTCATGCCATTGCCATGAGTCAGTGTCCAGAGGAGCTGGTGGGGGCTGAAGTCTCCCACAGCATGGCGCTCATTCTGTCTTCAGATCCCGGTCATAATG ACTCTGCAGGTCAGCACTTTGAGCGTAGTCTGAGCATCTACAAGACCTCAGCAGGCCCACAAGACGCAGCTTTCCTCGCCGTGCAGGATGACTTCTGTCGTTTTCTCCTCGTCAGTGGCCAGGAAGAg AAATGTCTAGACATCCAGAGATCTTCCCTCGCAACAAAAAAATCCACCTTTGGTGACGTGAGTGTGGAGGTGGCAGACACCCTTGAACTCATAGGAAGCTTGGAGATGGCCCAGGGCTGCCTGAGGCAGGCTCACAGGACCATGACAAAG tgcCTGCAGATCCAAAGGCTGTTGTTCGGACCCCAGCACAGAAGGTCCAAAGCTACACAGAAAGCTGTGGAGATGTTGGCCCG